In a single window of the Methanofollis ethanolicus genome:
- a CDS encoding thiolase domain-containing protein yields MRDVAVIGIGCTKFGEWWDRSFRNLIVEAGVMAIEDANLAGEQIDAMYVGNMSAGRFIEQEHIGALIADYAGLAAEHIPATRVEAACASGGLAFRDAVTAVASGMSNIVVAAGVEKMTDVDTSMSTDALAGAADREWEGFVGATFPGLYAMIANDYMHRYPLTREQLAQVAVKNHYNGARNPIAQFQKEITIDTVLNSTLVADPLRLFDCSPISDGAAAVVVAPLEMAKKFTDTPIKVLATAQASDTIALHDRRDISTLDASVAAGNRAFKMAGLERKDIDFVEVHDCFTIAEICAIEDLGFCKKGEAGKLTEEGITALGGRLPVNTSGGLKACGHPVGATGIKQVCESVLQLRGEAGKRQIDGAEIGMTHNVGGTGATVAVHIFGRD; encoded by the coding sequence ATGAGAGACGTAGCAGTTATCGGGATCGGATGCACCAAATTCGGCGAATGGTGGGACCGTTCCTTCAGGAACCTCATTGTCGAGGCAGGCGTCATGGCGATCGAGGACGCCAACCTTGCAGGCGAACAGATCGACGCCATGTACGTCGGAAACATGAGTGCTGGCCGGTTCATCGAGCAGGAACACATCGGTGCCCTGATCGCCGACTATGCCGGTCTCGCCGCAGAACATATCCCTGCGACGCGGGTCGAGGCCGCCTGCGCATCAGGCGGTCTCGCCTTCCGTGACGCGGTGACCGCGGTCGCAAGCGGGATGTCCAACATCGTCGTCGCCGCCGGCGTCGAGAAGATGACGGACGTGGACACGAGCATGTCCACAGACGCCCTTGCCGGCGCCGCAGACCGCGAATGGGAGGGCTTTGTCGGGGCGACCTTCCCGGGTCTGTATGCGATGATCGCCAACGATTACATGCACCGCTACCCCCTCACCCGGGAGCAGCTCGCGCAGGTCGCTGTGAAGAACCACTACAATGGCGCAAGGAACCCGATCGCACAGTTCCAGAAGGAGATCACCATCGACACCGTGCTGAACTCGACCCTCGTCGCCGACCCCCTGCGTCTCTTCGACTGCTCGCCGATCTCCGACGGAGCCGCGGCTGTGGTCGTCGCACCCCTGGAGATGGCGAAGAAGTTCACCGATACGCCGATCAAGGTGCTGGCGACAGCACAGGCAAGCGACACCATCGCCCTCCACGACCGCCGCGACATCTCGACGCTGGACGCAAGCGTGGCGGCAGGCAACCGGGCCTTCAAGATGGCAGGGCTTGAACGCAAGGACATCGACTTTGTGGAAGTCCACGACTGCTTCACCATCGCCGAGATCTGCGCCATCGAAGACCTCGGCTTCTGCAAAAAGGGCGAGGCAGGGAAACTCACCGAGGAAGGGATCACCGCCCTCGGGGGCAGACTGCCGGTGAACACGAGCGGCGGGCTGAAGGCCTGCGGCCACCCTGTCGGGGCGACAGGCATCAAGCAGGTCTGCGAGTCGGTCCTTCAACTCCGCGGCGAGGCCGGAAAGAGGCAGATCGACGGGGCCGAGATCGGCATGACGCACAATGTCGGCGGCACGGGCGCGACGGTCGCCGTTCACATCTTCGGGAGGGACTGA
- a CDS encoding Zn-ribbon domain-containing OB-fold protein, protein MSVPRFWRKIPQRYNLEGTHCETCGRYFFPPRNLCPTCRREGKIVEHTFKGTGKIVTFSVIRSASDQFAKLTPYVLAIVELDEGPRMTAQIVCSPEEAYIGMPVTSVFRKLGTEGESGVIYYGTKFVPM, encoded by the coding sequence ATGTCGGTACCACGTTTCTGGAGAAAGATCCCGCAGCGCTACAACCTTGAGGGGACACACTGCGAGACCTGCGGCAGGTATTTCTTCCCGCCGCGGAACCTCTGCCCGACCTGCCGGCGCGAGGGGAAGATCGTCGAGCACACCTTCAAGGGCACAGGAAAGATCGTGACCTTCTCGGTGATCAGGTCGGCAAGCGACCAGTTTGCGAAACTCACCCCATATGTCCTCGCCATCGTCGAACTCGACGAGGGGCCGAGGATGACGGCGCAGATCGTCTGCTCCCCTGAGGAGGCCTATATCGGCATGCCGGTCACGTCGGTCTTCCGCAAACTCGGCACCGAGGGCGAGAGCGGCGTCATCTACTACGGCACGAAGTTCGTGCCGATGTGA
- a CDS encoding class I SAM-dependent methyltransferase yields MHGEDDDEIWCLRVAKKHAEEARRDLIARELLDRAHRPRVEGEDLLLPLLGETAGAEKGVFAAFPGREELPRHELVGGIAILLEEDNEGAERVLHSRPSLHTVLYPTSPVEGEFRTREFAVLAGEETTRTVVTEHGHRFAVDLAHAYFSARLSTERQRVWSAMREGERVVDMFAGVGPFAISLADQASLVVAADLNPAAVSLLCENIAMNRKKNVLPMIADAAHLPGIFGRTFDRVIMNLPMESSHFLSAAFALCRPGGTIHFYALQDEEGKYLDAIRAFPVAGVVERRVRSYSPAEWHAVYDIVVGE; encoded by the coding sequence ATGCACGGTGAGGACGACGACGAGATCTGGTGCCTGCGAGTGGCAAAGAAACATGCGGAAGAGGCGAGACGGGACCTGATTGCACGTGAACTCCTGGACCGGGCCCACAGGCCGAGGGTAGAGGGGGAGGATCTCCTCCTCCCTCTCCTGGGAGAGACGGCCGGGGCTGAAAAAGGGGTCTTCGCCGCGTTCCCCGGGCGGGAGGAACTTCCCCGCCACGAACTCGTCGGCGGGATCGCGATCCTCCTTGAGGAGGACAATGAGGGGGCCGAACGGGTGCTCCATTCCCGCCCGTCTCTCCACACTGTCCTGTACCCGACGAGCCCGGTGGAGGGGGAGTTCCGGACGCGGGAGTTCGCCGTCCTCGCCGGGGAGGAGACGACGCGGACCGTCGTCACCGAGCACGGCCACCGTTTTGCGGTGGACCTTGCGCACGCCTACTTCTCGGCCCGCCTCTCCACGGAGAGGCAGCGGGTGTGGTCCGCGATGCGGGAGGGCGAGCGTGTGGTCGACATGTTCGCGGGCGTCGGGCCTTTCGCGATCTCCCTTGCCGACCAGGCCTCCCTGGTCGTCGCCGCGGACCTCAACCCCGCGGCAGTCTCTCTGCTCTGCGAGAACATCGCGATGAACAGGAAAAAGAACGTCCTGCCCATGATCGCCGACGCCGCCCACCTGCCCGGCATCTTCGGCCGGACCTTCGACAGGGTGATCATGAACCTCCCGATGGAGTCATCTCACTTCCTCTCCGCCGCCTTCGCCCTCTGCAGGCCTGGCGGCACCATCCACTTCTACGCTCTCCAGGACGAGGAGGGGAAGTACCTCGACGCGATCCGCGCCTTCCCGGTTGCCGGGGTCGTCGAGAGGCGGGTGCGGAGTTATTCGCCTGCCGAGTGGCACGCGGTGTACGATATTGTGGTCGGGGAATAA
- the hmgA gene encoding hydroxymethylglutaryl-CoA reductase (NADPH): protein MDDALARLKNGTLKLYALEAELPPEEAVRVRREYIEGESGADLGALGTFSIGIDRVVKRNIENMIGAVQVPVGVAGPLQINGEYASGTYWLPLATTEGALVASANRGASAITKAGGADVRVLADAMTRAPVFAARDIVHAKGVADWAGAHLADLAVAAEKTTSRGKLLSVTPYVVGTNVFLRCAYDTKDAMGMNMATIATAEIADLVEAETGARLVALSGNMDVDKKPAAMNLIEGRGKTVVAGVHLSDELIQTVLKTDAKTLAAVNYRKNLVGSARAGALGFNAHAANIIAALYLACGQDAAHVVEGSSAITTVEETEGGAYVAVTLPAVQVGTVGGGTGIDTQGACLTLLGVRGGGEPEGTHAKAFAEIVSAGVLAGELSLLGALAANHLARAHKQLGRG from the coding sequence ATGGATGATGCTCTCGCAAGACTAAAAAATGGAACTCTCAAACTCTACGCCCTGGAGGCCGAACTTCCGCCCGAAGAGGCCGTCAGGGTGAGGCGCGAGTATATCGAGGGGGAGAGCGGGGCCGACCTCGGTGCGCTCGGCACTTTCTCCATCGGCATCGACAGAGTGGTGAAGAGAAATATCGAGAACATGATCGGCGCCGTCCAGGTGCCGGTCGGCGTCGCCGGGCCTCTCCAGATCAACGGGGAATATGCGAGCGGCACCTACTGGCTCCCCCTCGCGACGACAGAGGGGGCGCTCGTCGCCTCGGCCAACAGGGGCGCCTCCGCAATCACGAAGGCGGGAGGGGCCGACGTCAGGGTCCTCGCCGACGCCATGACCCGGGCCCCTGTCTTTGCGGCCCGCGACATCGTGCATGCCAAGGGGGTCGCGGACTGGGCCGGGGCCCATCTCGCCGACCTCGCCGTTGCCGCCGAAAAGACCACCTCCCGCGGGAAACTCCTCTCCGTGACGCCGTACGTTGTCGGCACGAACGTCTTCCTCCGCTGCGCCTATGACACCAAGGACGCGATGGGCATGAACATGGCGACGATCGCCACGGCGGAGATCGCCGACCTCGTCGAGGCAGAGACAGGGGCCCGCCTTGTCGCCCTCTCCGGCAACATGGACGTCGACAAGAAACCCGCGGCCATGAACCTCATCGAGGGGAGGGGCAAGACCGTCGTCGCCGGGGTGCACCTCTCCGACGAGTTGATCCAGACGGTCCTCAAGACCGACGCAAAGACTCTCGCCGCGGTGAACTACCGCAAGAACCTCGTCGGGTCGGCACGGGCCGGTGCTCTCGGTTTCAACGCCCATGCCGCCAATATCATCGCCGCCCTGTACCTCGCCTGCGGGCAGGACGCCGCCCATGTGGTCGAGGGGAGCAGTGCGATCACCACCGTCGAGGAGACAGAGGGCGGGGCCTATGTTGCCGTCACCCTCCCGGCCGTGCAGGTAGGCACCGTCGGCGGCGGTACCGGGATCGACACCCAGGGCGCCTGCCTCACCCTCCTCGGCGTCAGAGGCGGCGGCGAGCCGGAAGGGACGCATGCAAAGGCTTTCGCCGAGATCGTCAGCGCAGGCGTCCTTGCAGGCGAACTCTCCCTCCTCGGCGCCCTCGCCGCCAACCACCTGGCCCGGGCCCACAAACAACTCGGCCGGGGATGA
- the rimI gene encoding ribosomal protein S18-alanine N-acetyltransferase codes for MSEPGFFLRKATAGDLPAIVAIEHESFVDPWNEETFLQALECWAETFFVAVVDREVAGFIVGGIEDTGEAVYGHICNFAVAERFRHRGIGRALVRSAEQQFAIALAEGVQLEVRYSNTAAQRFYRRRGYEPVFTVAGYYSNGEDAIVMMKWFF; via the coding sequence ATGTCAGAGCCCGGGTTTTTCCTGCGAAAGGCGACGGCGGGAGACCTCCCGGCCATCGTCGCCATCGAGCATGAGTCCTTCGTGGACCCCTGGAACGAGGAGACGTTCCTCCAGGCGCTTGAGTGCTGGGCCGAGACCTTCTTTGTGGCGGTCGTGGACAGGGAGGTCGCGGGCTTCATTGTCGGGGGCATCGAGGATACCGGCGAGGCGGTGTACGGCCACATCTGCAACTTTGCGGTGGCCGAGAGGTTCAGGCACCGCGGGATTGGGAGGGCGCTCGTCCGCAGTGCCGAACAGCAGTTTGCCATCGCCCTCGCCGAGGGTGTCCAGCTGGAGGTGAGATACTCCAACACCGCGGCCCAGAGGTTCTACCGGAGACGGGGATATGAACCGGTCTTCACCGTCGCCGGCTACTACTCCAATGGAGAGGATGCCATCGTGATGATGAAGTGGTTCTTCTGA
- a CDS encoding DUF1015 domain-containing protein: protein MVKVYRFSGLRPERAYAAKIASVPYDVVTTDEAAEVIRKNPLSFLSVSRTDALLRDIPADDEQIYEKARETFQEMQETGIFRRDDAPSMYLYRVKQGGNLYLGLVACLDVDDYIQDVIKKHEHTRYDKERDRTRHIDATNANTGLVVVLYPDEGDIFGYIESVLPEGEPDAVVKTEQGNVHELFRIRDPVRLAHIESLFARVPATYIADGHHRAKSAVTIAGDRRQAGTYEAEDGRFMAILLAHKRVKIHGYSRLVTDLGTYTPESFLAALKEGFEVKPYGEIDDTVFRVPPLRGADGHHVFHMYLGGVWYEITCPVENPADLIGSLDVSVIQKRVLEGMLGITDPRGDARLQYLGGARPLADLEEKVDSGEFAVAFSMQPVDVETVMEIADAGMVMPPKSTWFEPKLLSGLVIHTLGEGKKE from the coding sequence ATGGTAAAGGTATACCGTTTTTCAGGGCTGCGGCCCGAGCGCGCATATGCCGCGAAGATTGCCTCGGTGCCATACGACGTGGTGACGACAGACGAGGCCGCAGAGGTCATCAGGAAAAACCCGCTCTCTTTCCTCAGCGTGAGCAGGACAGACGCCCTCCTCAGGGACATCCCTGCCGACGACGAGCAGATCTACGAGAAGGCGAGGGAGACCTTCCAGGAGATGCAGGAGACGGGGATTTTCCGCCGGGACGATGCCCCGTCGATGTACCTCTACCGGGTGAAACAGGGGGGCAACCTCTATCTCGGGCTCGTCGCCTGCCTCGACGTCGACGACTACATCCAGGACGTCATCAAGAAGCACGAGCACACCCGCTATGACAAGGAAAGGGACCGGACCCGGCACATCGACGCCACGAACGCCAACACCGGCCTCGTGGTCGTCCTGTACCCTGACGAGGGGGACATTTTCGGGTACATCGAGTCCGTCCTCCCCGAGGGCGAGCCCGATGCGGTCGTCAAGACCGAGCAGGGGAATGTCCACGAACTCTTCAGGATCCGCGATCCGGTCCGCCTCGCGCACATCGAGAGCCTCTTCGCCCGCGTGCCGGCCACCTATATCGCCGACGGTCACCACCGCGCCAAGTCCGCGGTGACGATCGCCGGGGACCGCCGACAGGCCGGGACCTATGAGGCCGAGGACGGCCGGTTCATGGCGATCCTCCTCGCCCACAAGAGAGTGAAGATCCACGGCTACTCAAGGCTTGTCACCGACCTCGGCACGTACACGCCCGAGTCCTTCCTCGCTGCCTTGAAGGAAGGCTTCGAGGTGAAACCGTATGGCGAGATCGACGACACCGTCTTCCGTGTCCCGCCTCTCAGGGGTGCCGATGGCCACCATGTCTTCCACATGTACCTGGGCGGCGTCTGGTACGAGATCACCTGCCCTGTCGAGAACCCCGCCGACCTGATCGGTTCTCTTGACGTCTCCGTCATCCAGAAGAGGGTGCTTGAAGGGATGCTCGGGATCACCGACCCCCGCGGCGACGCCCGTCTCCAGTACCTCGGCGGTGCCAGGCCCCTTGCCGACCTCGAAGAGAAGGTGGACTCAGGCGAGTTTGCCGTCGCCTTCTCGATGCAGCCTGTCGATGTCGAGACCGTGATGGAGATCGCGGACGCAGGCATGGTCATGCCCCCGAAGTCGACCTGGTTCGAACCGAAACTCCTCTCCGGGCTCGTGATCCACACGCTCGGCGAGGGGAAGAAGGAGTGA
- a CDS encoding FmdE family protein, translating to MQNPTFEEAVRFHGHRCPGLAFGYRAAEIAMEKIGAVRAPDEELVAIVENDACGLDGIQIVTGCTVGKGNLILRDLGKGAWTLINRTSGKAVRIMTRPDFSVDAVDPEFHPLRAKVHSGSATPAEREAYREHLDTVCAAILTRPADEVFAVRDVAPDVPEKARIFASYTCAVCGEQVAESRARVKDGKIVCIPCAGKYTRGW from the coding sequence ATGCAGAACCCCACTTTCGAGGAGGCCGTCCGCTTCCACGGCCACCGCTGCCCGGGCCTTGCCTTCGGGTACCGCGCTGCCGAGATCGCGATGGAAAAGATCGGCGCCGTCCGTGCTCCCGACGAAGAACTTGTGGCGATCGTCGAGAACGACGCCTGCGGCCTGGACGGCATCCAGATCGTCACCGGGTGCACTGTCGGGAAAGGGAACCTCATCCTCCGCGACCTCGGCAAGGGTGCCTGGACCCTCATCAACCGCACGAGCGGGAAGGCGGTGCGGATCATGACCCGCCCCGACTTTTCCGTCGATGCCGTCGACCCGGAGTTTCACCCCCTGCGGGCGAAGGTCCACAGCGGGTCGGCGACGCCCGCGGAGAGAGAGGCCTACAGAGAGCACCTTGACACCGTCTGTGCCGCCATCCTGACACGCCCTGCCGACGAGGTCTTTGCGGTCAGGGACGTGGCACCCGACGTGCCTGAGAAGGCCCGGATCTTTGCGTCGTACACCTGCGCCGTCTGCGGGGAACAGGTCGCCGAATCGCGGGCGCGGGTCAAGGACGGGAAGATCGTCTGCATCCCGTGCGCTGGAAAATATACGAGAGGGTGGTGA
- a CDS encoding DUF7288 family protein, whose amino-acid sequence MVDDSAQLYTMEGIAAAFIVLATAYLVAGTTSVYTPGDSHITDMQLEVLGNDVLTVMDTPVKGTATESNLTRYIDMGNRSGFSTEFGSLLNAKNTGTDNLQFSANVSYRDGSDVKTTFFTRTQEMTGYEQAVRVARLVHMPENNTQTQPMGTREQVVMVEVLIWRG is encoded by the coding sequence ATGGTAGACGATTCAGCGCAACTCTACACGATGGAGGGGATCGCGGCGGCCTTCATCGTCCTGGCGACGGCGTACCTCGTCGCCGGCACGACGAGCGTGTACACCCCGGGAGACTCCCACATCACCGACATGCAGCTTGAAGTCCTCGGCAACGATGTGCTGACGGTGATGGACACGCCGGTGAAAGGAACAGCCACGGAAAGCAATCTCACACGATACATCGACATGGGAAACAGAAGCGGATTCAGCACCGAGTTTGGATCGCTCCTGAACGCAAAGAACACAGGAACGGACAATCTCCAGTTTTCCGCCAATGTATCCTACCGGGACGGCAGCGATGTCAAGACGACTTTCTTCACGCGAACACAGGAGATGACCGGCTACGAGCAGGCGGTGCGGGTGGCAAGGCTTGTACATATGCCTGAGAATAATACCCAAACGCAACCAATGGGGACCAGAGAACAGGTCGTGATGGTGGAGGTGCTCATATGGAGAGGTTAG
- a CDS encoding DUF7289 family protein produces MKRFGIENNEGVSEAIGFILIFGLVLTGIALITLYGYPMLMQQQSNADVRNMEQTMVVLQNDMKALCFKNVPYKETALQVSGGSLAMVNASGTGPRLNITADGMSPVEFSPGMLVYTSDGQDATIALENGAVIRAQAGGSAMIAEPRWFFDTSSGTMVINLIALNGSPMSATGMGSVRLKLNSSSTLGDGSPSDGKVTVNITDPIFSKAWENYLTGQELEMTGSGGTYTKSGVDRLIIKKYEIQVLSI; encoded by the coding sequence ATGAAAAGATTCGGAATCGAGAACAACGAGGGCGTATCCGAGGCGATCGGATTCATCCTCATCTTCGGACTGGTGCTGACCGGCATCGCCCTGATCACCCTGTACGGCTACCCGATGCTCATGCAGCAACAGAGCAACGCAGACGTGCGGAACATGGAACAGACGATGGTGGTGTTGCAGAACGACATGAAAGCCCTCTGCTTCAAGAACGTCCCGTACAAGGAGACCGCCCTGCAGGTGAGCGGCGGGTCGCTTGCGATGGTGAATGCCAGCGGCACCGGGCCGAGGCTGAACATCACGGCAGACGGTATGTCACCTGTGGAGTTCTCCCCCGGCATGCTCGTCTACACCTCAGACGGGCAGGACGCCACCATCGCCCTGGAGAACGGTGCGGTGATCAGGGCGCAGGCAGGCGGATCGGCGATGATCGCGGAGCCGAGGTGGTTCTTCGATACATCTAGCGGTACGATGGTGATCAACCTTATCGCCCTCAACGGATCGCCGATGTCCGCAACAGGCATGGGGAGTGTCAGGCTGAAACTCAATTCGTCCAGCACCCTCGGGGATGGTAGCCCGAGCGATGGAAAGGTAACAGTCAATATCACAGATCCTATCTTCTCGAAGGCCTGGGAAAACTACCTCACCGGACAGGAACTGGAAATGACCGGTAGCGGCGGCACGTACACAAAGAGCGGTGTAGACCGCCTGATCATCAAAAAATACGAGATCCAGGTGCTCTCAATCTGA
- the eif1A gene encoding translation initiation factor eIF-1A encodes MSYFKDKDSGPDGEIIRVRLPNKRNKEMFANAELMLGANHIRVRCYDGTTRVGRIKGKIKKRVWIREGDILIVTPWDFQADKCDIIYRYTRPQVDWLRGHGYL; translated from the coding sequence CTGAGTTATTTCAAAGATAAAGATAGTGGACCGGATGGGGAGATCATACGGGTCCGTCTCCCGAACAAGAGAAACAAAGAGATGTTTGCAAACGCTGAGCTGATGCTCGGCGCAAATCATATCAGAGTCAGGTGCTATGACGGCACGACGCGTGTCGGCCGGATCAAGGGCAAGATCAAGAAGAGGGTCTGGATCCGCGAGGGCGATATCCTGATCGTCACCCCCTGGGATTTCCAGGCGGACAAGTGCGATATCATCTACCGCTACACCCGGCCGCAGGTCGACTGGCTCCGCGGTCACGGATATCTCTAA
- a CDS encoding DMT family transporter, giving the protein MVAPSRLPYLYALLAALLFGCGAPVAKVLLGDIGPVTLAGLFYVGSGSGVAAYLLACRVLGRDRNGSEAALKLSDLPWIIGIVLCGGFLAPVTLMLSLQSTPAATASLLLNFEAVATAVIAAIIFGEAVGKRTWAALGLITASCLILSWESGDVAGFSLAAFGILLACTFWGMDNNFSRNVSAKDPIPTVAVKGLGAGLLSLTLAHLLGETLPSPGTCFLAMLVGFLSYGGLVSVLFLLSLRSVGTARTGSILAVAPFFGVAAAVVIFAAPPDAAFYLALPVMAMGAYLLVTERHSHLHHHEALVHEHRHRHDDLHHDHEHPPGTPPLDRAGYHSHLHAHVEVRHDHPHVPDIHHRHRHGGEE; this is encoded by the coding sequence ATGGTCGCCCCATCACGTCTGCCCTATCTCTATGCCCTCCTTGCCGCCCTGCTCTTCGGCTGCGGCGCCCCTGTCGCAAAGGTCCTCCTCGGTGACATCGGGCCTGTCACTCTGGCCGGCCTCTTCTATGTCGGCAGCGGGAGCGGAGTCGCCGCCTATCTCCTTGCCTGCAGGGTCCTGGGCCGTGACAGGAACGGGTCGGAAGCGGCTCTCAAGTTGAGTGATCTCCCCTGGATTATCGGGATCGTCCTCTGCGGCGGGTTTCTCGCCCCTGTCACCCTGATGCTCAGCCTGCAGTCGACACCGGCGGCGACCGCCTCCCTCCTCCTCAACTTCGAGGCGGTGGCGACCGCGGTCATTGCGGCGATCATCTTTGGCGAAGCTGTCGGGAAGCGGACCTGGGCGGCGCTCGGACTGATCACTGCCTCCTGCCTCATCCTGTCCTGGGAGTCCGGGGACGTCGCGGGTTTCTCTCTTGCAGCCTTTGGCATCCTCCTTGCCTGTACCTTCTGGGGGATGGACAACAACTTCAGCAGGAATGTATCGGCAAAGGACCCCATCCCGACCGTGGCGGTGAAGGGCCTCGGGGCAGGTCTTCTCTCCCTGACCCTCGCCCATCTCCTCGGTGAAACTCTGCCGTCACCGGGCACCTGCTTCCTCGCCATGCTGGTCGGTTTCCTCAGCTATGGTGGTCTTGTCAGCGTCCTCTTCCTCCTCTCTCTCAGGAGTGTCGGGACGGCACGGACGGGATCGATCCTTGCGGTCGCACCGTTTTTCGGGGTTGCAGCGGCGGTCGTCATCTTCGCCGCCCCGCCGGACGCGGCGTTCTACCTCGCCCTGCCGGTGATGGCGATGGGAGCGTATCTCCTCGTTACCGAGCGTCACTCCCATCTCCACCATCACGAGGCCCTTGTCCACGAGCACCGTCACAGGCACGACGACCTCCACCACGACCACGAGCACCCGCCGGGAACGCCCCCCCTGGACCGGGCCGGGTACCACTCCCATCTCCACGCGCATGTCGAGGTCAGGCACGACCACCCTCATGTCCCCGACATCCACCACCGCCACCGCCATGGAGGTGAAGAATAA
- a CDS encoding head GIN domain-containing protein, with translation MLILSAVLIAGCTQFSPCIEGSGNVVSETRTVEPFHSVDLATVGTVYLTQDATASLQIEAEENILPLLRTRVTDGVLTIDHNGQCFRTTQPIIIRLTTDEVRRVSVSGSGSVVGENEILSENLETGVSGSGGIDLRVNVTDLASAIVGSGSTTLQGTATDHTAVVSGSGKVAAFDLETRGSTVTIEGSGTAEVFATEVLDVTVSGSGTVTYRGSPAHITQEVTGSGGLVHAG, from the coding sequence ATGCTTATCCTCTCGGCAGTATTGATCGCAGGGTGTACACAGTTCTCACCCTGCATCGAAGGGTCGGGAAATGTCGTTTCCGAGACGAGAACGGTCGAACCATTCCATAGCGTGGACCTCGCCACAGTCGGGACAGTCTACCTGACTCAGGATGCGACGGCCTCTCTACAGATCGAGGCCGAGGAGAATATCCTCCCCCTCCTGCGGACGCGAGTCACGGACGGCGTGTTAACAATAGACCACAATGGCCAGTGTTTCAGGACGACACAGCCGATCATCATCAGGCTCACGACAGACGAGGTCAGGCGGGTCTCGGTGAGCGGATCGGGATCTGTCGTCGGAGAAAACGAAATCCTGTCAGAGAACCTGGAAACCGGGGTCAGCGGGTCAGGGGGCATCGACCTCCGGGTGAATGTGACCGACCTTGCATCGGCCATTGTCGGTTCGGGGAGCACAACCCTGCAGGGAACGGCGACAGATCATACGGCGGTCGTCAGCGGGTCGGGGAAAGTCGCGGCATTCGACCTTGAGACCAGAGGATCGACAGTGACGATAGAGGGATCAGGGACAGCCGAAGTCTTTGCAACCGAAGTGCTGGACGTGACCGTCTCGGGCAGCGGGACAGTCACCTACCGGGGCAGCCCGGCACATATCACACAGGAGGTCACGGGGTCAGGAGGTCTGGTTCATGCTGGATAG